Below is a window of Halolamina sp. CBA1230 DNA.
CTCGCGGGGCATCAGCCCGGAGCAGGCTCGGAACATGCTCGTGGAGGGCTTCTTCGTGCCCGTCCTCGAGGAGATCGCGGTCGAGGAGTTCCGCGACGACGTCGAGGAGCTCGTTCAGGAACGCCTCCGGAACTGACCGGGCGTTCCGGCCCAGTCTTCTCCCGTTTTTCGGCCGAGTAGTGACAACGAGGCGTCCGGCGGTAGCTTTATGGTGGTGTGTAAAGGAGGCTTTACTGTAAAGGACGCTTTCCACAGCGTTCGTGAGCCACCATGAACGAGACGCGAAACGTACTGGAGACGCGGGAGAAGTACCGGAGTCGGATGAACAGCGCGCTGGGGGCCGGGATCGTCTTCGGCGTGCTCGGGCTGCTCGCGGGGACGTTCCTCGACCGGGATCTGCTCGTCGTCCTCGGGGTCGGCGTGTACTGGCTCGGCGTGCTGGGGTACGTCGTCATCAAGTGGCGGGCGCCGGTCGCGGTCAGGGACGAGCGCGAGGCCCGGATCAACCGCGAGGCGGCGGAGTTGACTCTCGACGTGCTCGCCGCCTCGCTCATCGTCGCCGCGCCGGGGCTGACCGTGCTGACCGTGACGGGCGTGTACGACGTGCCCGAGTTCTACTGGGGGATGGTGACGACGCTGGCGCTGGTCGCGATGGTCGTCGGCGTCGCTAACTGGTACACGGAGCGCAAGCGATCGTGAACAACGATCTCCCGGAACGCCGCGACGAGCGCGGGATGAGTCAGGCCGACCTCGCGGCGGCGGTCGGCGTCTCCCGGCAGACGATCAACGCGATCGAGCGCGACCGCTACGACCCGTCGCTCGAACTCGCGTTCGACCTGGCCGCGGAGTTCGGCTGCCGGATCGAGGAGATCTTCGACCCCGAGTCGGAGTGAGCCCCGAAACAGCTATCCTCGAACCGGGCGAAAAGGGCGCGATGAGTGAGAACTGGTGGTCGGGGACGCTCCCGGCGTGGGCGGCGATCCCGGCCGGTATCGCGAGTGTGCTCCTCGGCGTCTCGGTATCGGAGGCGTACGGGCTCGGCGTGCTCGGCGACGTGGGCCTGACGCTGCTGTTCATGGCCGTTCTGGGCGCCGTGCTGGACCGGACGCTCGACCGACTCAACTGAACATCTTCTCGCGGCTGATCTGCAGTTTGAGGAACGCCGGGATCGCCACCAGCGCCAGCAGGATCTCCGCGCCGCCGGCGAACGCGAACGCGGCGGGGTAGCCGAAGTCGTCGGCGATCAGCCCCCCGCCGACGACGCCCGCGAGGAAGCCGAGGCTGCCGGCGATGTTGAACCCGCCCAGCGCGACGCCGCGCTCGCCCGTGGGTGCGAGGTCGACGACCAGCGCCATCGTCGCCGGCGCCATCAGCGCGCCGAGCACGCCGACCGCGACCATGCCGAACTGCACCGCCAGCAGCGCGTCGCCCCGCGCCGGGAACGCTCCCTCGGCGGCGCCGATACCCAGCACGACGATCCCGTAGAGCGCCGAGCCGGCGACGATGGGTGCGGTCCGACCGAACTGGTCCGAGAGCCGGCCGAACGGGTACTGGAGCAGGCCGAAGGGGGCGAAGAAGAGGGCGAGCGTGATCCCGGTCTGGGCGGGCGAGAGCTCGAACGCCGTCCGGAAGTAGACGGTGCCGACGAGCGCGAAAAAGCCCGCAGTCATGCGGTCCGCGAAGCCGAACGCGAACGGGACCGCGAGTGCGGGGGTTCGACGCAGTGCACCCAGTGCCTCGCGGAGCCCCTCGTCGTCGCCCTCGGGGGCGTGATCCGAGACGAGCAGCGTCGCGGCGCCGACCAGCGTCAGCAGCGCGGCCCCCGTCCAGAGCGGGACGAACGGCCCGACCGAGTAGAGTTGGCCGCCCAGCGGCGCACCCAGCGCCGTCCCGAGGCCGATCGCGATCCCGGCGGCGCCCATGTTCCGGCCGTTCCCCTCACCGAGGTCGGCGAGCATCGACATCGCGAGCGAGAACGCGCCGACGGTCGCAGCGCCCTGGAGGAACCGAACGACGAGCACGAGCCACATCGCTGGGTTCGTCGGCCCGAGCAGCGCGAGGACGCCGTACCCCAGCGCACCGAGCACGGCGCCGGCGGCGACGAACGGGATGCGCCGGCCGGCGGTGTCGCTGGCGGCGCCCCAGACGCCCGCCGTGAGCGCGAACGCGGCGAACTCCGCAGCGAGGAACCACGTGCTCGCGTCGAGGTAGTTGCCGCTGCCCAGCCCCATCGCGGCGACGAGCCGATCCACTCCCGGGTACAGCAGCGTCTGGGAGAGCATCACCGCCCAGACGACGAGTGCGAGTGCGGTCCGGTCGCGGGAGGACACGCGGGCCCGTTCGAACTCCGAGGCTTTCCGCGTTCCGGGTTCGGTCGACGGCTGGGGGACCCGCTGAAGGGCCGGGCTTAAGTCCCTCCCTCCCGGAGTCGGAGTCGATGACGACGGTATCGGTCGCCGATCGGCGGTGGTCGCCGTGAGCGTCGACCAGCAGGTCGGCTCGGACCACCAGCTCGCCCGCCTGCTCCAGATCGGTGTCGTGCTGGAGGAGGTCGTCGAGGCACGCGCGTATCGCCACTACCAGAGCCTCGCGGAGGAGGACCGCGACCTCGAAGCAGACGTGGAGGCGCTGCTCGAGGACGCCGCCGAGGAGTCGGCCCACCACCGCGAACGACTGGAGGAGCTGGTCGACGGGCTCGACGCCGACTCGATCCCGTTCGAGGACATCGAGACGCTGGTCGAGGCCCGCTACGGCCGCACCAAGCCGGAGGACTTCGACGGCGTGCTGTACGACCAGCTCTGCAACGAGGAGACGGCCTACAAGTTCTACGACGACCTGATCGACGCGATCGAGGCCAGCGACGCGGCGTTCTCGCTCGACCGCGACCGCGTGCTCGAGGTGTTGACCGAGATCCGCGACGAGGAGGCGGAGGGCGTCGAGGAGGTCACCCGGATCATGGAGGCTCGCGAATGAACACGGCTAATCAGTACCTGAAAGCCATCTATCTGGTCCAGCGCACCGACGACGGTCCCGCGGCGACGGGGCGGGTCGCCGACTCGCTCGACGTGAGCCCCGCCAGCGCCAACGAGATGATCGGCAAGCTGGAGGAGCGCGGACTCGCCGAACACGAGAAGTACAAGGGCGTCTCGCTCACCGACGAGGGGATCGCCCGCGCGGAGAACGCGCTCCGGACGTACTGCATCATCGAGCGCTTCCTCGCGAACGTGCTGAGCGTCGAGGAGTACCGCGCCGAGGCCAAGGAGCTGGAGCCGGTGATCGACGAGACGGTGGCGGAGCGACTCGACACCATCATCGACCGCAAGGAGGAGTGTCCGGACTGCTTCGACGCCGAAGCCGACGCCTGCTGCCACCTCGCGGGGACGTGTAGCGAGGGCGCGGACTGAGAAGA
It encodes the following:
- a CDS encoding DUF2178 domain-containing protein, producing the protein MNETRNVLETREKYRSRMNSALGAGIVFGVLGLLAGTFLDRDLLVVLGVGVYWLGVLGYVVIKWRAPVAVRDEREARINREAAELTLDVLAASLIVAAPGLTVLTVTGVYDVPEFYWGMVTTLALVAMVVGVANWYTERKRS
- a CDS encoding metal-dependent transcriptional regulator, which encodes MNTANQYLKAIYLVQRTDDGPAATGRVADSLDVSPASANEMIGKLEERGLAEHEKYKGVSLTDEGIARAENALRTYCIIERFLANVLSVEEYRAEAKELEPVIDETVAERLDTIIDRKEECPDCFDAEADACCHLAGTCSEGAD
- a CDS encoding MFS transporter; this translates as MSSRDRTALALVVWAVMLSQTLLYPGVDRLVAAMGLGSGNYLDASTWFLAAEFAAFALTAGVWGAASDTAGRRIPFVAAGAVLGALGYGVLALLGPTNPAMWLVLVVRFLQGAATVGAFSLAMSMLADLGEGNGRNMGAAGIAIGLGTALGAPLGGQLYSVGPFVPLWTGAALLTLVGAATLLVSDHAPEGDDEGLREALGALRRTPALAVPFAFGFADRMTAGFFALVGTVYFRTAFELSPAQTGITLALFFAPFGLLQYPFGRLSDQFGRTAPIVAGSALYGIVVLGIGAAEGAFPARGDALLAVQFGMVAVGVLGALMAPATMALVVDLAPTGERGVALGGFNIAGSLGFLAGVVGGGLIADDFGYPAAFAFAGGAEILLALVAIPAFLKLQISREKMFS
- a CDS encoding ferritin family protein; translation: MSVDQQVGSDHQLARLLQIGVVLEEVVEARAYRHYQSLAEEDRDLEADVEALLEDAAEESAHHRERLEELVDGLDADSIPFEDIETLVEARYGRTKPEDFDGVLYDQLCNEETAYKFYDDLIDAIEASDAAFSLDRDRVLEVLTEIRDEEAEGVEEVTRIMEARE
- a CDS encoding helix-turn-helix transcriptional regulator, with amino-acid sequence MNNDLPERRDERGMSQADLAAAVGVSRQTINAIERDRYDPSLELAFDLAAEFGCRIEEIFDPESE